The Coprobacillus cateniformis DNA window AGTGGTTGGTTTGATCAAAAATGTGGTGATTTTAGAAGTGAACATCATTATTTTGATGAACCAAAAATAATTCCAGATTCCCGAGCATTTATATTATCTGAATACGGAGGATATGTTTATCAAGTCCCTCATCACATAAGTATTAAAAAGAGTTATGGTTATAAAACTTTTCTCAATCAAGAAGAATTGACTCTTGGGTATCAAAAACTATTTAAAGAAACTGTTGAACCACTTATTCAAAAAGGACTCTGTGGAGCAATTTATACACAAGTCAGTGATATTGAGGAAGAAGTCAATGGCTTACTCACCTATGATCGTGAAGTCTGTAAACTTATAAAACAAAAGTAAAAGAGAATCTCACGATTCTCTTTCATGTTTATCAACATCTTCAACACTTACAAACATACAAATAGTTCCCAATACTGAGATAATAGCTCCAATCATGAGAACTTTAGAAACACCTAAAGCATCCAATAGAACGCCACCTGCCAAACTTGCAAAGACTCCAGCGAGTGTCATTGCTCCTGTAACAAGTGCTTGTCCTTTATTCATATCATGCTTTTCAACAAGTTGACTGACATAATACACAGAGGCTGGAATGAAAACAGCATATGCTAACATTTGCATAACTTGAGCAACATAAATCATGAACATGTTCATAGCAAAATACGTAACAATATGTTTAACACTGAAGAAAATAGCAGAAATCAACATCATTTGACGACAACCTAATTTCTTTTGAAACTTTGTAAATAAAGCCATTGTAGGAAGTTCTAAAACTGCTGCCAAAAAAATAGCATTTCCCATATCAGCACTATTTCCACCAATATGATTAACCACTTGAATAAAGAAGTTATTAATCACTGAATGATCAAAAAATAATAAGACTGTAGCAACCAATAATAACATAAATGTTTTATATTTCTTCATAAATTGTCCCATAGACAATTGATCATGAACTTCTTCTTTTTCTTCATGAATAACTTCATCTTTATGTCCTGGTAGATAAAATGTATATACAAACAGTAATGCACAAAGAGATAATCCAACATAAAAGAATGGTAATAATTCAGGACTAAAAATAGCTACTATATTTCCTAAAATCAATGACATGACTGCATACGCAACAGAACCAATTCCTCTTGCTAATCCAAAATTAATATGGATTCCATTTTTCTCAAAAGCAAATGTCAATGAATTAATAAATGGCTGCATTGTTAACATTAATGTAAAAA harbors:
- a CDS encoding MFS transporter, whose product is MESKSLDIRYACIHGFYWMICCAMIGYASVFLLDKGFDNTTIGIVLSISNILAVFGQPAVASYMDKTSRLSLRMLISCILVVIIGLSLILSFLSGASIVMVVLTITVFTLMLTMQPFINSLTFAFEKNGIHINFGLARGIGSVAYAVMSLILGNIVAIFSPELLPFFYVGLSLCALLFVYTFYLPGHKDEVIHEEKEEVHDQLSMGQFMKKYKTFMLLLVATVLLFFDHSVINNFFIQVVNHIGGNSADMGNAIFLAAVLELPTMALFTKFQKKLGCRQMMLISAIFFSVKHIVTYFAMNMFMIYVAQVMQMLAYAVFIPASVYYVSQLVEKHDMNKGQALVTGAMTLAGVFASLAGGVLLDALGVSKVLMIGAIISVLGTICMFVSVEDVDKHERES